One segment of Candidatus Schekmanbacteria bacterium DNA contains the following:
- the prsT gene encoding PEP-CTERM system TPR-repeat protein PrsT, whose protein sequence is MAPHLKRIITTFVIVFSISLIAGYGCKSPEEKVKSHIAKAEEHLKNNDYNRAIIELKNALQINPSSGEALYYLGKSYMGRRELSKAEEQFNKAIENGFDKPDLHLQLGIIKLAGNKIDDALTEFKKVIAVEPDNKEALNNIANAQIYKENFDEAEAILDKIIKIDPSFPKAYITKGHLYSKKKLFDKAEFFYKKALEINPKNFEAVLSLANFYVKKKDYAAAENTFKKAIELNPQHYDSHFLLGVLYLDQKKYDEAANEGEELNKINFKLAGGNYLKGVAFLMQGKLDDAFTHLQEAVNKAPGFAEARFYFALAHEAKGNIQQAISELKTVQKIKPNFPQVHLYLGTLYLRQGWNDEAISEFEKITTLAPENPLAYSTLGQAYTLTNQPDKAEEEFNKAIETNPEFAPSYLNLGKFYSSTGRIDSAIEEFEKALKINPDFLNARYNLIISYIRDKQYDKAIKECNKGLKQAKDNPVLLNLLGSTYYYKKNESKAIEYFRKAIKIAPKFISSYNNIATIYIRKGNYAEAEKILNEALKKSPSNISVIRRIATLNLVNGKPRKAIEVLENSIKSNPDNIQLMVYTARLYQRLGLAEKSKGLAEKIININDKAIVGYDLLGLYYVTKRDFQQAEKEYNKILSIQEDSPLAYLRLGTLYAVSKKYEKALEFLDKALSKAPNSNEIKMQKINVLSVLKKYDEALAIANAMAKDNPKSSVPLRIAGNLNMEKGDFMAAESNLMKALKLSPKSTETLITLAQLYLKKNDKKDAIRYFNKALSLNPKNPSVLFNLGSIYQEEKEYDKAISYYEKALESAPNSVPVLNNLAWVYAETGKDFKKSSELASKAARIAPKNGAVVDTLGWIYLKRGMVKEAKKQFEKALTLMPDNAEIHFHLGKSLLRLGDKAGAKKSFQRSLELSQNFAGAEEARRFLKNN, encoded by the coding sequence ATGGCGCCCCATTTAAAAAGGATAATTACTACATTTGTGATAGTTTTTTCTATATCTCTAATTGCCGGCTATGGCTGTAAGAGTCCTGAAGAAAAAGTAAAATCACATATTGCAAAGGCAGAAGAACATCTCAAAAATAATGACTATAATAGAGCTATCATCGAACTGAAAAATGCACTTCAAATAAATCCTTCTTCAGGCGAAGCACTTTATTATCTTGGGAAATCTTATATGGGTAGAAGAGAGCTATCTAAAGCAGAAGAACAGTTCAACAAAGCAATTGAAAATGGTTTTGATAAACCAGATTTGCACCTGCAATTGGGGATCATTAAACTTGCAGGTAATAAGATTGATGACGCTCTCACAGAGTTCAAAAAGGTTATTGCTGTCGAGCCTGATAATAAGGAAGCGCTAAATAATATAGCCAATGCGCAAATCTATAAGGAAAACTTTGATGAAGCAGAAGCAATCTTAGATAAAATAATCAAAATAGATCCATCATTTCCAAAAGCATATATTACAAAAGGACATCTTTATTCTAAAAAGAAGCTATTCGATAAAGCAGAATTCTTTTATAAAAAAGCTTTGGAAATCAACCCAAAAAATTTTGAAGCTGTCCTGAGTCTTGCAAATTTTTATGTAAAAAAGAAGGACTATGCTGCTGCAGAAAACACTTTCAAAAAAGCAATTGAATTAAATCCTCAGCATTATGACTCACATTTTCTTCTTGGCGTCCTTTATTTGGACCAAAAAAAATATGACGAAGCCGCAAATGAAGGAGAAGAATTAAATAAGATAAATTTCAAACTTGCAGGAGGAAATTACTTAAAAGGTGTTGCTTTTTTGATGCAGGGAAAGCTCGACGATGCATTTACACATCTTCAGGAAGCAGTAAATAAGGCACCAGGATTTGCTGAAGCAAGATTTTATTTTGCATTAGCCCATGAAGCAAAGGGGAATATTCAGCAGGCAATAAGTGAATTGAAGACCGTGCAAAAAATTAAGCCCAACTTTCCTCAAGTCCATTTATATCTTGGCACTCTCTATCTTCGCCAAGGGTGGAATGATGAAGCTATATCGGAATTTGAGAAGATAACCACATTAGCACCTGAAAACCCTCTTGCATACAGCACATTGGGACAAGCATACACATTGACAAACCAGCCTGATAAAGCAGAAGAGGAATTTAATAAAGCAATAGAGACAAATCCTGAATTTGCGCCTTCTTATCTCAACCTTGGGAAATTCTATTCAAGCACAGGAAGAATCGATTCGGCAATTGAAGAATTTGAAAAAGCGCTAAAAATCAATCCGGACTTCTTAAATGCAAGATATAATCTTATAATAAGCTATATTCGGGATAAACAGTATGATAAAGCTATCAAAGAATGCAATAAAGGCCTAAAACAGGCAAAAGACAATCCAGTACTTCTCAATCTCTTAGGATCAACTTATTATTATAAGAAGAATGAATCAAAAGCTATTGAATACTTTCGCAAAGCCATCAAGATAGCTCCTAAATTCATCTCCTCTTATAACAACATTGCTACAATTTATATAAGAAAAGGAAATTATGCAGAGGCAGAAAAGATACTCAATGAGGCATTAAAAAAATCTCCTTCAAATATTTCCGTAATCAGAAGGATTGCAACACTAAATCTTGTCAATGGAAAGCCAAGGAAGGCAATTGAAGTATTGGAGAATAGTATAAAATCAAATCCTGACAACATTCAGTTAATGGTTTATACAGCACGACTCTATCAACGACTTGGACTTGCTGAAAAATCAAAAGGGCTTGCAGAAAAAATAATTAACATCAATGATAAAGCCATCGTTGGTTACGATTTACTTGGACTTTATTATGTTACGAAGAGAGATTTCCAGCAGGCAGAAAAGGAATATAACAAAATCCTTTCCATTCAGGAAGACAGCCCACTGGCCTACCTTCGTCTTGGCACCCTTTATGCAGTATCTAAAAAATATGAAAAGGCATTGGAATTTTTAGATAAAGCCCTTTCAAAAGCGCCAAATTCCAATGAAATAAAAATGCAAAAAATAAATGTCCTTTCTGTACTCAAGAAATATGACGAAGCTTTGGCAATAGCCAATGCAATGGCAAAGGACAACCCGAAATCATCGGTACCTTTGAGAATTGCGGGAAATCTAAATATGGAAAAAGGTGATTTCATGGCTGCTGAATCAAACCTTATGAAAGCACTAAAACTTTCCCCCAAATCAACAGAAACTTTGATTACACTTGCTCAGTTATATTTGAAGAAAAATGACAAAAAGGATGCTATTAGATATTTCAATAAAGCACTATCGTTAAATCCAAAGAATCCGTCAGTGCTATTCAATCTTGGCTCTATATATCAGGAAGAGAAAGAATATGATAAAGCAATTTCTTATTATGAAAAGGCATTGGAAAGCGCACCAAATTCCGTGCCTGTATTGAACAATCTTGCTTGGGTTTATGCAGAAACAGGCAAAGATTTCAAAAAATCATCAGAATTAGCTTCAAAAGCTGCAAGAATTGCGCCTAAGAATG